The Lasioglossum baleicum chromosome 5, iyLasBale1, whole genome shotgun sequence genome segment GATCGGTTTTGGTCATGGCCACTCACCATCAAAACATGGTTCTACAATCAAAGATCTGATGTTTCCATGCTCAACAACGTTGCAAAGATTTGTTCGCACAGTCGCAAGCTAATTCAGCCAAAAAATTGCTTAAATACACTTTCCTCTGATTATTCACACGATCTGCATTTGTCTTGGTTATTTACCATAAAAAGATAATGTTAGAGTTAAAGATCCAACTCTTACAATGGTTTTGCAAAGATTTGTTCACACAGTGACGTGGTAATTGGACGAAAgaattatgtatttaaatatattttaccaTCGTGAAAAATCTAGCTCTTATAGTGCTCCACAAGATGAGGAAATTCAATATCAAAGTACGTATTTTTCAACAGCATTTACCAATTCACTGTTTTCATATTAAAACGGAACAACTTTAAAATGATCGAACCTCTTCCGGcgatatttatgaaattttcgGTCGCAACGTGCAGTTTTATATTATGCAAATGACTTTATATTAACATATATCCGACCAGATGACGAATATTCGTCATTTGGGGTTGCCGATGAAACACAAATTTTTGGAGTTCGGTCGGATATGTGTTAATGCATAGTTAATTCATATCATGCTGCGCGCGATACCATCCTTCTCAATTTAGAAGAGATAATAATGAGAGAGAATTTCAGCTGGAGATACGAAATATTTTTAAGTGATCGTCAATAATTCATCGCAGGATGAAAAGTTTCCGCGCGCCGTGCGAATAACGCACTAATTGCAATGAACAATAGTATAATCCATCAGGTGGATTCAATGTATGCGTGTACATGCAGAAGCATCgtgtttatataaaatttcaagtaTAATATATTTCACGGTAACAGCGCGCTCGATGTAATTAGAGGTGAAACTGTTGCTCCACATTTAAATTAATGTCTCGTTAACATCGCGGGGCAAACATTtaaaatgtatatatttttgGTCTGATTTAACTGCACGGCCGTGTATCATTATGAGCGAATTACATTAGCGTGACACGTGACAGAATTTacgtataaacaaaattatgCCTTTTGTCACGTAACAACCGTGTCGTATTAGTTACACCGCGGTAGGCTCTTTGagtgtagaaaataaaaaaaaggacACGTTATCGTGCAAACGCAATCGTTGCTAGCGTGAATTATTGTTATGTTACATCAACGAATGTAATTCTGTCCGAGCGGAAACATTATTTCCGCCTCGAGAATGTTTTACGTGGGTTTTGAGCATGAAAGAGTGTGCGATAAGTGTACGGCTAAAGAAATCAAAGCAGCGGGAGCACAtcagagttggacaaaaatttaatcgacgattgacgattaacttcatcaatcgattgattcaatcgtcgatttttcaatgattacctttttagtcgtacacattaatcaatcaatcttgattaaaattttaatcgattaatgcccaactatGGAGCACATCTAATTTTCTACTAATCACAAGAAGCTCAGAATTGAAGCTaaatcaaatattaaaataaaaattatttgtgaCTGTATTTTAGCACAGTTTTCTTCACCTTCAGAAAAAGTTACAACGTTTAATTATAATGTATAAAccattttgctatgactaaaattcgaaaagactattagtaatttttaaatattagtcgattattgcccaactctgatcctTAACtccaattaacgactaaactaggaaattaattgttaattgcgattaacgattgaagtagaaatttattcgtcaatcgttgactaaatttttgcccaactctgctttaGAATTTCGTTTGTGTGTGACAATTGTGAGAACGTCGGCGATCTGTTTCGTATAATAAGATTGTAAAAAGGGTAATGCGCATAGTACGAGTGCAAAGAAAGTATGAATAAAAGTATGCACCGGGGGCAGAAACGATTTCCCAGAATTGTTATCAGTGTCAGCACGTTATTTTAACAAATACTAACCACATTAAGTCGGTCATAAATGCGTGGCGCAGCCAAAAGCCGAAGATTAATTTGAAATTCGAATTTCATCGCCAAATCTTGATAAAGAAAATCCGAGAACGGTCTGTAATTCCAGAACATAGCGAGAGATGGATGTGTGCCAAAAAGCCGCGCGTCCAACTGGACTGTCGACATAGAAACTGGCCAAAAACCAAATTTACAAAATGCATAAACAGTGATTAATATCGGAATCTAGAGTTTGGATGGATGTCACGACGACGTGGACGGTTTATTGTCGTGTACAGAACAAACCTTATAGAACAAAAGTGATGAAGCAATGCGCTATTCTAGGAGTGAGTAGGCCAGGAATATAGTGTAGTGCGAGTGTCATTGGCATCGGAAATGAAGTTGCTCCCGATTTATATTGAAACGTTGCGCAGCGTTTTATATCTTTTATACATTTCCATTAAGACATTTCACATTTGTGTTTCACAAttgatttggaaaatttttgtttcagttATTAAAAAGGAAAGTGATTTCTTATCAAGACCAATTTAACGAATGTATTTCCGTTCATAACAAAACCGGTTGCATAATACTGCGTTATTGTATAATACACGAAAAGACCAACATGTTCATTGCGTGGAAAATATGGAGAAAGTACTAATAGATTTCCTCTACTCACTGTTTCAAAATGCATGCACTATCTTAACATTTACGAAAACATAAAATCataattttcgatttaaaaaaattagtatgATTCAATATGATTATAAATCGTttcaatataattataaaatgaaattgcatgcattgaaaatgaaaatatttgctGTACACAGTATTACGTAACCCATTCTGCAGGCACCTCAATAAAATCCGTACTTTACGCCACCATGGAAATTTTCATTgatctcgaaaattttttcgaaggaACAACAAAAAAATATGGGTGTCGAGTGGATGGACGTTCCTCGACACGGACGGCTGCCATAAATAATCGGCGAGTAGACATCGTAAACGTCATAGAGTTTTTCCAAGGTGTAAATCACGCTCAGCAAGCCTCGTTGTAAAATCTTACCCTCGCTGCACTTTCTGCTACCACTGTAAGGCATAAACGTCTGTCTCCCGGTGTGGTTGCTGTTGAAGGGCAAAGTTATGTCCCAGGGAATATTAAAACTCCTTGACGCAACTGCACGACAGCGAAATATAAACAATAGTCGGGCATAAATCACACTGTTAATTACAAAAAGAATCGGAATTAGCCGTCGTTACAGCCAGGCGGTTTGCTACTGTGTTTTCGTTTAAAAGACCATTAATTTCGTTTCTGACATAATGAAAGAGAACTAAGAAATTTGATAATTGTACTTGATAAGTGCGTTTCATAAATTCACTGTATACCTATAGTCAGAAATGTATGTTGCAATAAGGCtgcattaaaatgcactaaatttCCATTCTAACCATTTCATTTGTATATTTGCTTCCGAAACATgacataaaaatgacaagaaataATTGCTTCGAATTTTTTATCGAATCTTATGAATCAGCCGCGATTCGTTATACCACAAAGTACTACAGTTAATTATTCTTTACACATTCTTGCAGAGATGTTGAATTTAGCAACGTTGTTAACAGAGAGAGAAAAGCCAGCAGGTTTTCATATAAAATTGCTTTTGCTGAAGTCGAGGAGTGACAAATTACTTCGGGTTCCCATTTGCCTATCCTGGGAACGCGCGTCCGCAAAAAGCGCAGGCATcaattagatttttaaaaagtggCGAAGTTATTCCGGAGTGTTATTGCGAACGTTTTTCTTTTGGGAGACACGAAGTCGGAAGATTGCGAGCGGGAAGGTTGAAAATTTTAACCGCAGATGCTCATTATCGAGCAGAAACCCGCCCGCGGGACTTTAACAACCGACATGGAACAGGTTCACGCGAACTCGCGAGGGAAATCGGTTGACGAGATTCCGGAGGCGAGAAGAGGAAACATATTTTAAAGCAGGGCTGAGCTGGATGGAAGGGACATAAAACACAAGTCGATCAACGATGTCAGATCGCATAAGCGGCGGTACAAGTTGTATAGCCCGTTGAATGCGGTGGCATGCAGACCCGGTGCGCCTCTCGGAGCGTTTCGCGAACCCCCGGCAAGTATCGCGAAAAACTTAGTTTCGCCGGGACGATAAATCATCTTGAAATTCGCTCGGGCTGACAGGCATGTAGTTTTACGAGGACCTGCACGCAAAATGCAAAGCAGCCCCCGCGAGCCCTATGGACGTGCACCGCAATTAATTAGCGTTTCGTGATACCCATGCATGTGCCGAACCATTCTTTTTTATGTCGGCTAACTAAAAACTCCGGGCACGATAAGCTGACGCCATTCGATGATCCCTCCTGGAACAGCAACACCGTTCGAGAAACGGTATCGCGGAATTGCGGCGAAATTGGCACAACTCGAGGAACGCGATTTTTTAACTATATCTATGATACTATCAAAAAACTTTCGTCTTCATAATTCGATCGGTAGAGAATAATTACGTTTCTCTTTCTGACTGGTATATTTTTCCGAGTTTTGTCGCATTGTACATGAATCTTACCGTTCGTGTGATTgaatgattaaataaaaaatacgaTGATTAAGTATTGGTCCTTCGCACGCTATTCATTTCGCAATACtacattttgcattaaaaatgaataaaagattgtactaaacaaaaaataaatcgatAGAATATTTGTGCtgtaataaattcaattttgtgTCACCAGAATTTATACATCgagttattaaataatatattaacgtCCTTTTTCTGATAATAAAGTCAATTGTTGGCAAAAATTATATCGTGCTAAGTTACAGAaagattatattaaataattcctacaataaacaatttttgtcaTTCGCATGCTTTCGTAACTGCAGAATTTTATTGGTATAATATATACACAAGCAGGATGCACTGAACTAAAAATGATTctaaaacaatataaataaatatttataaataaaagatGAAGGTCGATGAGTATGAATTAAATAGATTCTTCCAAAGAAACAATAAgcttattcaaattattttaaataaaacagtATTACAAGAACGAAACTAAaactgtaaaaggaatgacaagAGGGCTTCTGTAAACTCTAGATTATAAGAATAACGTGTTTTATTAAAATCCTTGCACATCCGAAAAATTACACATAAATTCTCACAATGCAAGAtagttctgaaaaaaattatatatatatatctcatttcatttatatgcatttatatatattatatatatttacagtAAACAATATGAATAATCTTCATGATCTTTATCCCACATAAGAAAGTCTGGCTTGTGTGTTCGTGTTTCTTCCGGTGAGtgctataaatattttctacatgCCAAAAATGCGAATCGCAAATAATAAGTCCATCGATAAAATCCATAATTGAACTTGGTAAAGTTATTCCATTCGTTTAGCTTTCCGTAATGCATTATTGCGCAGTTTATTTTCAGCTAGCCGGCTTGTGCTTCGGATACCTCCCATAGGCCGATTCAGGAGACGATGTTTAATTTGATTAATCCTTGGAAACTGGGGGTTAATGACCACATTTCAGTCAGCAATACCTCTATCAATCTAGACCTTGATTCAACACCGatttagaaatatttttgaagGTGTTTCTTCAATATCCCTGTTATTACACCTAGTATAAACAATTACCGACTCAAGCACCGCCATACGTCTCATAAGTGAATGAAACTTTTGGAAACGATTGATCAAAATTAGTCCAAAGCATCCAAGGGTTAATCGTTCACAATGCACGCGAAAGAACAATCCGTTATCGTGGAACGTTAATGTAGTATTTagtcgtcccataaattcgtgtTGGATTCATTATTATACCAAAATATTCTTTATTGGGCAAACAATTAAGTAGTATCAAATccataaaaagtattataatgAAAAAACATTTAAATTCAATAGTGGAACTAGAACGTGATTTATAATAATCTTGGAAGATATGTCTGAAATATTCATCTATATAGGTGAGTAATAACCACCACGAAATTATGGAACAACATATTAGATTTGCTAATATTCTATCGTAATATTCGTGCGAATGAAGAACTCTGATTCCACTATCCTTACAGTTCATGATTCACTTATCAATGTCAGGTACAACGCCTGCACCAACCTGATCAATCACAAATAATTACACGCCGTCACCGTGATTTTTCAATTACCTAAATTCTTCAACATTCAAACAATTCTTTCTTAATCATGATTTCTTAACAAATCCACTCTTTGGAGGTGGGCCGACGGGCTTGCTCGATGTTGGTGCAGTAGGATCCACTCCTATGCCAGGTACTGGTGCGGTTATGCTATTTTTACTAGACGTGGATGGCAACGGCATCAAAGATGGTGAAGGGGTGTTTCGTTCTATCGGGATCGTGTGCTGAGGCAGCTGAGTGTCTGTTTGGATGCCTTCGGAGCCATATATCTCTTTTAGAATCATCAGCATGGTGTCCTCAGATTCCCTAAACACAAATAAGAATATTATGAAGCACGTATTTAATGTTACAAGCTTACCAATTGATAATAGAATTCTAGAAAGTTAACTAACCAGTAGCAGACGTGGCTCCTCACGGCAAAAATGTACTCGTTGATACTTTCCAGTGGCGCTTCCTGGAGAACATAGTCTATTCTTCGTCCACCATTTAGCTTGCCCACTTTATAGTCCTCACAGGCATCATCAGTAACTTGATGATCTTGCACGGACGGTGATTCGTGTAATTGCTCCTCGACCACCTTGTCAATCTCTTCTTCAAGGGTGCTATTATCTGGCTTGTGAAACCCTGCTAGACTGTAGACGGAGTTCCACGTGTTCCTCACGGAGTCGAGCAACCTCTGCTTCAAATCCGCCCCGACGCGAGCCATTATTTCTCTAACTTCTGCAATATAATGCGAAACAATGTTTGGTTATTCGACTGCaaatctttataaaaattccTATTTTCACCATTCTACATTCAACACTTACCTAAATGCATTCTTTTTCGTCCCTTATGGTGCGGAATTAACATCGGCCGATATTTGCTAGCATCCAAATTAATCAGTGTCTCAACTCTGTACGCAACAGGATCGAATGGGTGGAATATGTTGAAGAAAGCCGGGCACGTTGGTAGCATAAAATCTTCTCCGAGCATGTCAATACCCCGAACTGTTACGAACATACCAATCGGACTACCAAGAGCGAAGAAGGCACGTGGGTGAAAATTCAATTGCGGATAATGTATATAAGGCTGACCGGTTCCAGCAGCACCCATCACATAACTTATCTTTTTACTAAGACGTCTCCTTACAACTCGCTTAGATAATGGCTTTACAGACTCATTGTCTTCCTCATTCTGTAAAAAGATCAATAACGATTCGTCAACATATTAActactaatatattaatttgaaatacatcttttcctctacaattctaATAAACTGTCTTTGAATTGACGGTTCCATAGGAAAGCAATTTATTCCACAATTAAACAAGTCAACACGCATACTAACTGTTTCCTCGTTCTTTTCATTCTCATCGCTGGATTTGTCCTCGATCAACGGTTTCTGATGACACAGAAGATCGAACAGAATCAAGCTGCCCAACGAATGGCCACCTAAATAAATTCCACCGTCGAAGTCGGGGTTCCTGCCTTGGAAAAGTGTGTACAGCCTGTTAATCTCGCTGCCGACTGTTTGCATTATGGTTTGGCAATAGACGGGGCTGGTGTAAAAAAGTATGTCGAGCAACGTGTCGTTGGTGAAGTATCGTAGCTTAGGTATACTAGTCAGCGTGATGGCTTGTAATTTCTTGTCGATCCCGGTGTCTTCGGAGTGGAGCGTTGTGTGCCAGGAGACTGGCAAAAGCTCTATCCTGTTCACGATTCTTTGCTCGCTGGCTGTTCGATAATGTGACTGCACCAGTTGCAGTGCTATGCTCCGGAATTCGTCGACTGCAATCATGCAAAATACATCGTATCATTAAAAATTAACAACCAATCGATTGGataaaaatttgttgttttaTTCAATCATCCTGGGTTGCATCTACCGTATGTATCATAGCTGCAAAATTTATTTAGacattggaaaatttaaaaaatacagttaACTTTTGATATTTTTTGTTCTTTTCGTAATGGAAAACTGGTATGACCCGATGGAGAGTGTCGTTATTCCATAAAGAACAGTCGATTTCGGAATTTCATCTAGAATATGTACAGAGTGAGTCACCTCAGACAAATAGCAtgaggaaaacaattttttcgaacCCATCTTTTGTGAGTTTTTAAGGTGACCGACGCTATAAAAAGACTACAAAAGGTATATTTTAGTTTTGTTTTGTTTCTCAAGTATTAAGTCTTTACAcaagattaaaattaaaatatctacaTTTTAAAATACATACCAACTTCCTCGACAGTTCTGAATTTCAAATCGCAGACACTTCCTATACCATGGACAAGGAACAGAAGATGATCCACCTTGTCAGGCTCGCCATCTTCAATGTGAAATTCGTCCAGACCCCGTTTGATTGTCCGTGGCCTACTGACAGCACCCTGTAAATATGCACTGTCCTCCTGTACAAATCATGATTGAACATTTCCAACAGAGTCATGCGTGCATTAGTCTCAACAAATAATGCGCCACCGAAAGCACTTTCACCGAAGTTATTGCAGCAAGTGTTACGGTTCGAGTAGAATGCTCAACTATGCCGATAACTATCAAATTCGTATTCTAGAAACAGTGAATTTATCATTCATTTTCAGTGGTTCTAAACTTTAAGAACTCTAAATGTTTCGAAAGGCAAAATGTTTTGTTTCATAATATTTTCACAGTTGCCGGCACAATTGCAAAGGCTATACAACATTCTGGCATTTATTTAACTATGGACTAACTATAGCAAAGCTGTAGCAGATAAATTAACGTTTCAAGTGTGTAAACATATTCAATGAAGTATTATGTGCAGATTAACAACTGGTTCGAAACGAGTCTGTAGTGATCAGTTAGGGGTTAACGACTGAAAATTTACCGTGCTATTGCTCCAGGAACCCGACGCCTCCGGAGACGTAGAAGTGTAATGAAGTTGGACCGTGGCCCCGTAGAAAATGATGTACTCCCCGTTGTTCAAATCGATCCTCCGATTCCACCTATTCGTCATACAAGCCACCTTGTACTCCTCTTCAAGTTTCGCGGCTGTACTCTCGTCGTAGGGTGTGTAGGTTGATTCGTTGCTCCCTTTGAAGAACCAGGAACATCGTCGTACTTCCGTCGATGCCCCGCTCCAATAAACGGGAGATCGTTGGCGTCGTAAAATGTCGACATCGTAACGACCGCCGTCGGTAGCGATGGTGGTCTCCGGGGTAATTTCAGGGGAATTATGAACCTCTTCTAAGCGCAAGCTATCTTGCATGGAAAACGGATGCCATAATACTTTGTGTTCCACCTCTTTGCGATAGAACCAATGATGATACACCGCCCTGTACTGCATGCGTTTGTCTAACGGATCCACAGCCTAGAATTCATTATGAGACAATATTCATTAGTTGGGATCTCGTTTACTTTCATCCCCGTGCAACCTCCCAGAGTTGTAATAAAAGATACTTCAGTAATAGTGAAATCATTTTCGTGTGACACTTCGGTTTGAGCAATTCTTCAGATTTTCAATTCGTTCAGAAAATTTCATAGTTTTAAACAAATATATCTAATTACAAGTGGGACCGAATAATTTCACTTTTTTTAGACGTTAGGGGGATTAGTTTACGGTGCAAACAGAAAATCATGTCTCACCAGGTTTTGAGATTCGGGGCTCAGGCCGTCCGGAGTGGTGCGGCAACCGAGCGGGTTAATTGACATTTGAACTGGATTCAGAGTGGCGGTACCCGTCGGCTCGGGTACATTTGTGATCCCAGGAGGCATGGGCGGGAAGATGCTGTCGTTTCCAGTCGCCGCGTCATACGTTTGCGGCGGTCCAGTCAGACTCTCGAAGTAATGTTGAGCCTGGTTCACTGGCAGCTGTGGCGGTTGCACGAAAGGGGACACATACGGTTGATATCTCGGTGCCGGTGGTTTATGCAACTCGCTTTGAAATTGCAGAGGATTGTACAGTGGCGGTGGTGGGGCAGGTTGAGTGCTACCTGGCGTGCCAACAATCCCGGCATTAGAAGCTGATGAACTGGTGTCCCAGAACGGTTGAGAAGCTTGAGGATTATCGAAGTACGAGTTCAAGACCGTATTCGCCTGTGGTTGCTGCGAATCATTTCTCGTGGTGGTCGCTAGCAAATCAACGTTTGCATTGCTTTCCTTAAATTGCAGAGGCGGAAACTGTCCAGTGTTCTGTGTCTCAAAGAACGAAATCGCTGTTTGATCTAATCGTTGATCAGCAAAAGCAGTTGAACTCGAGGTCTCTAGCGTACTATTTAAACGCGACTTTTGTTGCGCTGGCTGCTCCGGAAGAAAGCTAGAGGTCAATGGGAAAGGTTGAAAGTGTTGGAAAGCTGGCACATTCGAAGGCGCAGTATGACCCTGCGCGGCATCAAGCTTTACTTGTTCTACCAATCGTTCTTCGGGGGAAAATGTCACAGGACTTTCTTGTGGGGGGAGCCGAGCAGGTTCTGGCTTCAATAAACTGTTCTTCTCTGTGGTGTCACTAGATATACCATCAGAAGCTTCAGCAGATTGACTGTCTGGTATACTCTCCTCAGGTTTCACAGAAGCTTCGGTAGCTAACTTCGAGGACTCCTCTTCTCTCTCTGCGAGCAAGTGTTCTAGCTTTTCCGAAATCTGGATCGCAGAACTAGGAGCGAACGTTACAGTTGGTTTAGCTTCGGTACCAGATGCAGTGACGATGTCCTTCGAAGCTGGTGGGTCTACCTGACCAGGAAGATGCCTTATAGAACCCTTTCCGGTGTTGGTAGATGTCAGAAAGTCTTGTTGAATGGGGTACGACTCGTACACAGGGTAAGGGAAGTTCACCGGCGTGTTTTGTGGAGTGGCTGTTTCTTGAGCTCGATGGGGAATCGGTCGGGACGATGATTGGGGAACTGTTGTCCTTAAAGGTGCACTTTCGTAGCCAGAATTTGGACTCTGAGGTGTCGCACTTCGCGGTGTACCAGTGGAGCTGTATGAAACTGCGGAAGCATCTGGACTGGACCTGAAGGACTGCTGCAGAGAGTTGGCTTGGGACAGTTGCTCAGGTGTTGAACGTTCAATTGACGGTGAGTGCGTGAATGCAAGTGTTTCGACGGGCTGGTAGGCTGGAACAGAAGCCGCGGATTCGTTCGGGTTGAAGATAGATAGTGGTGCAACGTTCTGTGGGGTGAACACTGACTGCACCGCTGGGGCCGAGTATGGTTTTGACGAGGTTGATGTCAGTTCAGGTGGTGGTGCATATTTGAGGCGTCTCTGGTTGCCAAGTCGATACGAAATGGGTCCTGAAAAGAAGAATAATCAGtcgttattttaagaaatttaaataattcttaaaatgaaaattgagccTCTTCTCAGGTATATGCACGCCATGTTCAGGCAAAAAGACTATTAATAAAGCCGCAAACGAGATATAGATTTAACCAATTATGCAAGATATTTACGTGTTACTGTCAATCGCTCCTGCGTCCTTATACCACTTTAGTGTCATATCCAGTGTTAGAAAAGTTTTTAAGTTTCCTATATAGGACAGGccttataataatatatgtaaaatCGTTCTGgtatgtaatttatttattattcattgaaTACGGTATGTAGACAACTTTTTACACAAACAACGTAACGATTTCTAATAAGGTGAAACCGCCAGAAAATTTTCCGTTCAAAAGTTCTCGTAATATGTTGTTCACGATATATTATGCAATACGATATTTATGTCTAACAAAATGCATCTGCAAATAAATGCACTATAAAGCTCAACAATTGGTTCGACTGTATAACCTTTATGCTTCATAGAAATTACAGCgcaataattaattttccattACTTGTAAATAGCTGTTAATATAACACCATTCGTTCAAGTTTATCGGAAGAGCGATCCACCCTATTCCTCGTTTGCTACACAAGTCGCTATAACTATAAAAAGACTCACCATCACCAGATGAAGATATAGTAGGAGGAGCAGCAGTTGGTTGCGGCGGAGCTGGCAAAGTGGAACTACTTCCGGGATAAAGTTCAGAAGATCTCGTGAAGTTCGTGGGTCGTGTTTCGTAGAAATTAGGAACGGGCGGTGATGTCGTCTCCGTCAACGAACTGCGAGGATCGAACGGTGGCAAATGAGGATTCCTATCTTGCGGATTGGACGTGTTCTCGGGCCCCTGATTTGCTTGAGATGAGTCCCCGGTGATTGACGACAATGACAAATTTGGCAGGGACGACAGTATGGAGGTGAAGTAGCCCTGCTTCACCGGCTGATCTTCCGGAGCCTTTGTCTCCTCGGTGTTCAGAGGTATAGGTGTGAACTCGGCATCAGCGTCGGTCGAAGCCGCCGCTGAAGTATGCGAATTCGCTGATCCCTTCCCTACCACGCTCTCCGATTCGGCATCTGTAAACAATGGAGAATGTTGCCATCAATTTTGGTACGTACAACTTCCTAAAATCACTATTATATTGTACTATTCTGAACccaataaacatattaagaacaaAAATAAGTTTCTATTTAATTCCAGTTTGTGTTGCATGGAATCAGACTCATTGTTTCGAATGCAGCAAGATGCAGAATGTTCCACAAAGAtcagtaaacatttttattaacattttgTCTGGAAAATGTCTTTTACTGAGGTGTGACGAATCGTATGAATCACGTGAATTCATTTAAGCGTAGGAAAAGTTTCTTTAGACTGCAGTGTTTTTAGATGAAAATGAGGATATGCGTTCATCGTTAAACTTATTTGACCTTCCGGTTCACTTTTTATCTTCTACACTGAAACCATCGCTTCTTCATTTTTCGAACTACTTTGGAATCAGACCTACGAGAATTGCACAGAGTAAATATTTAACGTTATGTCACTCTAGATAGTTTCATATGTCTTCTTATATATAGcacatattatttatatttttattttattatttatattaaattagatcAATTTCAGGAAAGAAATGTTCAATGTTTTAGAGACGCTTTCATTGGTAACATTTTCAAGGGAAAACATGTGTTCGGTTTCCCACCGGTCGCGTCGAAATTGAATGACGAACTTATTTGAGTTT includes the following:
- the LOC143209164 gene encoding SEC23-interacting protein isoform X3 → MNDAESESVVGKGSANSHTSAAASTDADAEFTPIPLNTEETKAPEDQPVKQGYFTSILSSLPNLSLSSITGDSSQANQGPENTSNPQDRNPHLPPFDPRSSLTETTSPPVPNFYETRPTNFTRSSELYPGSSSTLPAPPQPTAAPPTISSSGDGPISYRLGNQRRLKYAPPPELTSTSSKPYSAPAVQSVFTPQNVAPLSIFNPNESAASVPAYQPVETLAFTHSPSIERSTPEQLSQANSLQQSFRSSPDASAVSYSSTGTPRSATPQSPNSGYESAPLRTTVPQSSSRPIPHRAQETATPQNTPVNFPYPVYESYPIQQDFLTSTNTGKGSIRHLPGQVDPPASKDIVTASGTEAKPTVTFAPSSAIQISEKLEHLLAEREEESSKLATEASVKPEESIPDSQSAEASDGISSDTTEKNSLLKPEPARLPPQESPVTFSPEERLVEQVKLDAAQGHTAPSNVPAFQHFQPFPLTSSFLPEQPAQQKSRLNSTLETSSSTAFADQRLDQTAISFFETQNTGQFPPLQFKESNANVDLLATTTRNDSQQPQANTVLNSYFDNPQASQPFWDTSSSASNAGIVGTPGSTQPAPPPPLYNPLQFQSELHKPPAPRYQPYVSPFVQPPQLPVNQAQHYFESLTGPPQTYDAATGNDSIFPPMPPGITNVPEPTGTATLNPVQMSINPLGCRTTPDGLSPESQNLAVDPLDKRMQYRAVYHHWFYRKEVEHKVLWHPFSMQDSLRLEEVHNSPEITPETTIATDGGRYDVDILRRQRSPVYWSGASTEVRRCSWFFKGSNESTYTPYDESTAAKLEEEYKVACMTNRWNRRIDLNNGEYIIFYGATVQLHYTSTSPEASGSWSNSTEDSAYLQGAVSRPRTIKRGLDEFHIEDGEPDKVDHLLFLVHGIGSVCDLKFRTVEEVVDEFRSIALQLVQSHYRTASEQRIVNRIELLPVSWHTTLHSEDTGIDKKLQAITLTSIPKLRYFTNDTLLDILFYTSPVYCQTIMQTVGSEINRLYTLFQGRNPDFDGGIYLGGHSLGSLILFDLLCHQKPLIEDKSSDENEKNEETNEEDNESVKPLSKRVVRRRLSKKISYVMGAAGTGQPYIHYPQLNFHPRAFFALGSPIGMFVTVRGIDMLGEDFMLPTCPAFFNIFHPFDPVAYRVETLINLDASKYRPMLIPHHKGRKRMHLEVREIMARVGADLKQRLLDSVRNTWNSVYSLAGFHKPDNSTLEEEIDKVVEEQLHESPSVQDHQVTDDACEDYKVGKLNGGRRIDYVLQEAPLESINEYIFAVRSHVCYWESEDTMLMILKEIYGSEGIQTDTQLPQHTIPIERNTPSPSLMPLPSTSSKNSITAPVPGIGVDPTAPTSSKPVGPPPKSGFVKKS